TGCTTACCTTTATTATAGGCAAACCGGGATGGCACATCGGTGCTAGCGGACTTATCTACGGACTTGCCTTCTTTCTCTTTTTCAGCGGTATTCTCCGCAAATACGTCCCACTGATTGCTATTTCCCTACTTGTCACCTTTCTATATGGGGGGATTATCTGGCATATGTTTCCTTATTTCTCTCCCGCCAATATGTCATGGGAAGGACATCTCAGCGGTGGAATCATGGGAGTGCTCTGCGCATTTGCATTCGTGAACCACGGACCTCAGCGACCGGAACCTTTTGCGGACGAGGAAGAGGAAGAAGAGGACGACAAAGAAATCAACGAAGAGACAGTACCGGAAGAAGGAGAAAATATATAAAAACAGAATTTGCCGGTTGCTTTTCGTATCAGGACTTATGCAATGCCTCAATCAGCAACGTAATATTTGCTGTAAACAATCTCACAGAAATAGCCAGTAGGATAATGCCGAAGAATTTACGGATAAGATAAATACCGCCTTTCCCGAGAAAACGTTCCACACGTCCGGTCATACTCACTACAAAATACACCCAAATCATGTTCAAAACCAAGGCTATGATGATATTAATACTGGCATATTCTGCTCGAAGGGAAAGCAATGTGGTGAAAGCTCCGGCACCTGCCAGTAGAGGAAAGACAAGTGGTACTAGAGTGGCTTCTTTGATAGGTCCCTGATTCTTAAAAATCTCAACGTCCAGAATCATTTCCAAAGACATGAGGAAAATAACAAATGCACCGGCAACAGCAAACGATTCAATATCTACATGGAAAAGTTTCAGCATCATGTCTCCCGCATAGAAAAATCCTATCAATAGGGCAAAAGAGATGACAGTAGCTTTCGTTGCATTCACATCCTTCCCCTTTTCCTTTAGGTTTATTATAATAGGTATGGAGCCAATAATATCTATTACTGCAAAAAGTACGATAAATGCACTGACCATCTGCTGCCAATCAAAACCTGCAAACATAATTTCCTCCTTTTTTTTCTGCAAATATACTCTATTTTTATGCATTCAAACAATAAAAAAACAAAAAGAAAAGGTATATATTGACAGCAGTAGTGTATTATGAGTAAATTTGTACGCTTAACAAGAGATTACAACGTATGGAAACGATGTTCGACACTTTGCTCCAATTGCCATTATTTCAAGGACTTTGTCATGAAGATTTCACCAGCATACTGGATAAGGTAAAGTTACACTTTATCAAGCATAAAGCGGGAGAAACTATCATTGAAAGTGGTACTCCTTGTACACAACTCTGTTTTCTGCTAAAAGGTGAGGTTTCAATCGTCACAAATTCCAAAGAAAACATTTATACTGTCATTGAGCAAATAGAAGCGCCCTACCTGATAGAGCCGCATTCGCTATTCGGAATGAATACCAATTATAATTCTTCTTATATTGCATATACGGAAGTCCATACCGTAAGCATCAGTAAAGCGTTTGTACTCAGCGACCTGTTTAAATACGAAATCTTCCGGCTCAACTATATGAATATTGTCAACAACCGGGCACAAAACCTGTATTCACGCTTATGGGAAGAACCCATACAGGACTTGAAAAGCAAAATCATCCGTTTTTTCCTGCTACATTGCGAAAAGACACAGGGGGAAAAGATATTTAAAGTAAAGATGGACGACCTCGCCCGCTATTTGGACGATACCCGGCTGAATACTTCCAAAGCGCTTAATGAATTACAAGATAGCGGTTTGCTTGAATTACGCCGGAAAGAGATTCTCATTCCGGATGCACAGAAGCTGATAAGCGAATAAATAAAAAAACAGAAAAGGAGTTATCACAATTGCCAGCTCGTACAATATAACAAAAGATCCTATCATAACAAAAGCCTCAACGGGAAATTCCATTGAGGCTTTTGTTATGATAGGATTGTGGATATTTATCACTCCCACTCTATAGTTGCAGGCGGCTTGGAACTGATATCATAGGTTACACGATTCACACCTTTCACCTTATTAATGATATCATTCGAAACTTTGCCCATAAATTCATAGGGCAAATGTGCCCAGTCGGCAGTCATGGCATCCGTAGATGTTACGGCACGCAAGGCAACCGCCCTTTCATACGTACGCTCATCGCCCATTACACCGACAGACTGCACCGGCAACAGAATAACTCCCGCCTGCCAAACTTTATCATACAGTCCCCAATCACGCAATCCCTGGATGAAGATATCATCAGCATCTTGCAAGATACGCACTTTTTCCGGGGTAATATCTCCTAAAATGCGCACAGCCAAGCCCGGTCCCGGGAACGGATGACGGGTAATCAGATGTTCCGGCATACCCAATTCACGACCTACACGGCGAACTTCATCCTTGAACAACAACCGAAGCGGTTCACACAATTTCAAATTCATCTTTTCAGGAAGACCGCCTACATTGTGGTGACTCTTAATCACCGTACCTGTAATAGACAATGATTCGATGCAATCCGGATAGATAGTACCCTGAGCCAGCCATTTCACATCTTTTATTTTGTGAGCTTCCACATCGAATACATCGATAAAGCCCTTACCTATAATCTTACGCTTGCTTTCCGGTTCGGCTACACCAGCCAATTCGGAGAAGAACTTCTCGCTGGCATCTACGCCAATCACATTCAGACCGAGACATTCGTAATCTGCCATCACATTCTTAAACTCGTTCTTACGCAGCATACCATGATCTACAAAGATACAAGTCAGATTTTTGCCGATAGCCTTGTTCAACAACACGGCAGCAACGGAAGAATCGACACCACCGCTCAAGCCAAGAACTACTTTATCATCACCCAACTGAGCTTTCAATTCGGCAACAGTACTTTCAATGAAGGAAGCAGGCGACCAGTCCTGTTTGCAACCGCAAACATCTACCACAAAGTTCTTCAATATCTGTGTGCCATCTTCACTATGAAATACTTCCGGATGAAATTGTACGCCCCACACGTTTTCACCTTCTATCTGATAAGCAGCAATCTCTACTTTATCCGTCGAAGCGATTTTCTTAAAATTATCCGGGATAGCTGTAATTGTATCACCGTGGCTCATCCACACCTGCGAGCCGTCACGAACTCCCTTGAACAACACATTATCCTTGCAGAAAGAAGCCAAATGAGCACGTCCATATTCGCGTGTACCGGCTGGCTCCACTTTTCCACCATTGGTGTACGACATAAACTGAGCACCATAGCAGATACCCAATATCGGATATTTACCGCGAATCTCACTCAAATCAACTTTAAAAGCATCTTTGTCATAAACAGAAAAAGGGCTTCCCGAAAGGATCACCCCTTTAATTGTAGTATCTTCTTTAGGAAATTTGTTATAAGGAACAATTTCGCAATACGTATCCAATTCGCGGACACGACGACCTATAAGTTGCGTTGTCTGCGAACCGAAATCAAGAATTATTATTTTTTCCTGCATATCAATGTATGGGTTTTGAATAAAATGGTCTGCAAAAGTAGAAAAAAGTACGCAATCTATATAATAATGAAGAAAAAAAATAAAGGAGATTCACAAGATAATACTTGAAATCTCCCTGTTTTAATCAACTCAAATCTTCTTTTCTTTCAGCAAATCGCGAATCTCCGTCAACAGCACTTCTTCTTTTGTAGGTGCAGGAGGAGCAGGCGGCACAGCTGCAGCTTCTTCTTTTTTCTTCGTTGTCAGCTTCGTTATCAAACGTATAAATAAAAATATAGAAAAAGCAATAATCAGAAAATCAAACGTAGCCTGCAGAAACTGACCGTAATCCAAAGATACCGCCGGCGCAATCTCCTTACCATCGGCTCCTACCTCAGCCGCTTTCATTACCCATTTCAAATCCGTAAAGTTCACACCACCAACCAATAGACCGATTGGAGGCATGATTACGTTAGCCACCAATGATGATACGATTTTTCCAAACGCACCACCAATAACTACACCGACAGCCATGTCGATAACGTTGCCTTTCATTGCAAACGCCTTAAAGTCCTGTAAAAATGTACTCTTTCCCATCTTTTTCAATATTTAATGTGAATTTAATGCGCGAATATAAAAACATTTTTGTAATTTTGCACCGCATTTGAAAATAAAACAAATGCGGAGGCTGAGAGATATTTGAACAAATATTATAAAACCCTTAAAAGTTTAAACAAAATGATTAAAGTAGGTATTAATGGATTCGGACGTATCGGACGTTTCGTTTTCCGCGCTGCAATGAAAAGAAACGATATTCAAATCGTAGGTATCAATGACCTTTGCCCGGTTGATTACTTGGCTTATATGCTGAAATATGACACAATGCACGGTCAGTTCGATGGTACTATCGAAGCAGATGTTGAAAACAGCAAATTGATCGTTAACGGTCAAGCTATCCGTATCACAGCTGAAAGAAATCCGGCTGACTTGAAATGGAATGAAGTAGAAGCTGAATACGTTGTTGAATCTACAGGTTTATTCTTGAGCAAAGACAAAGCTCAGGCTCACATCGAAGCTGGTGCAAAATACGTTGTAATGTCAGCTCCTTCTAAAGATGATACTCCGATGTTCGTTTGCGGTGTAAACGAAAAAACATACGTGAAAGGTACTCAATTCGTATCTAACGCTTCTTGTACTACTAACTGTTTGGCTCCTATCGCTAAAGTATTGAACGACAAGTTCGGTATCCTTGACGGTTTGATGACTACAGTTCACTCTACAACTGCTACTCAGAAAACAGTTGACGGTCCTTCTATGAAAGACTGGAGAGGTGGTCGTGCTGCTTCCGGCAACATCATCCCTTCTTCTACTGGTGCTGCTAAAGCTGTAGGTAAAGTTATCCCTGCATTGAACGGCAAACTGACTGGTATGTCTATGCGTGTTCCGACTTTGGACGTATCTGTAGTTGACTTGACAGTTAACTTGGCTAAACCGGCTAGCTACGCAGAAATCTGCGCTGCTATGAAAGAAGCTTCTGAAGGCGAATTGAAAGGTATCCTGGGTTACACTGAAGATGCAGTAGTTTCTTCTGACTTCTTGGGTGACGCTCGTACTTCTATCTTCGATGCTAAAGCTGGTATCGCTTTGACTGATACTTTCGTTAAAGTTGTATCTTGGTATGACAACGAAATCGGTTACTCTAACAAAGTTCTTGACTTGATCGCTCACATGGCATCAGTTAACGCTTAATTAGAAGATTAACATATAAGAAACCGCTGCGGGTAACCGTAGCGGTTTTTTTGTATTCATTTTATATATTGTTAAAAAGCAAGCGGTTATCCGTTGAATCAGCCACAATTTTAGTAGATTTGCGTCTCTATGGAGAGATTATTAATAACATTGATACTTGTTTGCACCATGAACAATATAACAAATGCCCAGAATCCGTTCTTCGGGCAATATCAGACGCCACACGGAACCGTGCCTTTTGACCGGATAAAAACTGAACACTATGAACCTGCCATCCTTGAAGGAATCAAGCAGCAAAATGCAGAAATAGATGCCATCATACAGAATCCGGAAAAAGCGACTTTCAGTAATACGATAGAGGCTTTCGAAACATCGGGAGACTTGTTGGACAGAGTAGTAGCCGTTTTCGGGAATATGCTTAGCGCAGAAACGAATGACGACTTGCAGGAACTGGCTCAGAAAATCATGCCACTGCTCAGTGAGCACAGTAACAATATCACGCTGAACGAAAAACTTTTCGCACGCGTAAAAGAGGTGTATAACCAAAAAGAAAATCTACAGCTTACGCAGGAGCAAAACAAGCTACTGGAAAATGCATATAACAGTTTCGTTCGCCACGGTGCCAACCTGGAAGGCGAAGCACGTGAGGAATACCGCCGGCTGACTACCGAATTGAGCAAACTGACGCTTGATTTCAGCGAAAATAGCCTGAAAGAAACGAACCGTTACCAAATGCTACTGACGAAAAAGGAAAGTCTCGCCGGATTGCCCGACATCATCGTAGAAGCCGCTGCCGAAACAGCAAAAAGCGAAGATAAGGAAGGATGGGCGTTCACGCTTCATGCACCAAGCTATGTTCCTTTTATGACGTATGCGGATAACCGCGATTTACGTCAGAGATTGTATATGGCATATAATACAAAATGTACGCACGATAACGAATTCAACAATATCGAAATCGTGAAGAAAATAGCCAATACACGCATGAAGATAGCCCAATTGCTGGGATACAAAGATTATGCGGAATATATGCTCGTAAAGCGAATGGCTGAAAACAGCGAATCTGTATATAAACTACTCAACCAGCTACTGGAAGCATACACTCCCACCGCACAGCAAGAATACAAAGAAGTGCAGGAACTGGCCCGCCAGGAACAAGGAGACGACTTTGTTGTAATGCCTTGGGACTGGAGCTATTATTCAAATAAGCTGAAAGATAAGAAATTCAATATCAACGAGGAGATGCTCCGCCCCTACTTCGAACTTGAACAGGTAAAAAAAGGGGTGTTCGGACTGGCAGAAAAACTATATGGAATCACGTTCCGGAAGAATACGGAAATTCCTGTCTACCATAAAGATGTGGAAGCATTCGAAGTGTTCGATAAAGACGGAAAGTTCCTTGCTGTCCTATACACAGACTTTCACCCCCGCCCTGGAAAACGCTCCGGAGCTTGGATGACAAGTTATAAAGATCAGTGGATAGATCAACAGACCGGCGAGAACAGCCGCCCGCACGTATCTGTCGTGATGAACTTCACCAAGCCAACCGAAAACAAGCCTGCCCTATTGACATTCAATGAAGTGGAAACATTTCTGCATGAATTCGGACACAGCCTGCACGGTATGTTTGCCAACTCTACTTATAAGAGCTTAAGCGGCACAAATGTATATTGGGACTTTGTAGAACTTCCTTCACAGATTATGGAGAATTTCGCCATAGAGAAGGACTTCCTGAATACTTTTGCCCGCCATTATCAGACTGGGGAAATCTTGCCGGATGAATTAATCAAACGCTTGGTGGACGCTTCGAATTTCAATATTGCATATGCCTGCCTGAGACAGTTAAGTTTCGGACTACTTGATATGGCATGGTACACTCGTACTACCCCTTTTGAGGGAGATGTGAAAGCCTATGAACAGGAAGCCTGGAAGAAAACGCAGATATTGCCGATAGTGCAGGAAGCCTGCATGAGTACACAATTCTCGCATATCTTTGCCGGTGGATATGCTGCAGGATATTACAGTTATAAATGGGCGGAAGTACTAGATGCCGATGCATTCTCATTATTCAAGCAAAAAGGAATATTCAATCAGGAAGTTGCAGATTCGTTCCGCAACAATATCTTGTCAAAAGGAGGAACGGAACATCCTATGACGCTTTACAAACGCTTCCGCGGACAGGAACCGAGTATTGATGCCTTGTTAATCAGAAACGGAATTAAGAAATAAGTAATAGGTATTAAGTATGAAGAAGAACATATGCAGAATTATAGGATTGCTGTTATTGCTTCCTTTATTTTCCGGATGTAATGATACAGATGATGTAGCCGCTATCTTCACGGGAAAAACGTGGAAATTAAACTATATCACAGTGGATGGTGGCCATGAAATGTTTGATTTTTGGGGAGATAAGTTGAAAGAAGAAGCGAGCATTAAAGAACTTAATCAAAATGGAACATATAATATTGTATTTGAAGGTATAGCTGAAGGAGATGCCATTAATGGAAAAATAAGAGGAACTGTTATCAAATCCTTTGCCCTTGAGGGAAGCTGGAGCGCAAATGGAAAAAATAACAATTTCAATGCTAGTGTCACCGGAAACGATGGTGGAGACAGGCTCGCCTACAATTTTCTGGAAGGGCTCAACAATGCGATATCTTATGAAGGAGACAACAAAAATTTATATCTTTTATATAAACCCAAAGATAGCAAACAAACTTTCCGCATGGTTTTTCGTGTAGTAAACAACTAATAGCAAAACGACATGGACTCAGAAAAGAAACAATTAGAACTTGACAAACGTTATATACGCATGGCTAGCATATGGGCTGAAAATTCCTATTGCGAGCGCCGTAAAGTAGGTGCATTAATCGTTAAGGATAAAATGATTATCTCCGACGGATATAACGGAACACCTTCCGGCTTCGAGAACGTATGCGAGGATGAAAACAACTTGACAAAACCATACGTCCTACACGCAGAAGCGAACGCCATTACAAAAATAGCATGTTCAAATAACAGTAGCGACGGCGCCACGATGTATGTCACGGCCTCCCCCTGCATCGAATGTGCAAAGTTAATCATACAGGCAGGAATCAAACGGGTAGTTTACTCCGAACATTACCGCCTGGAAGATGGAATAGAGTTATTAAAACGGGCAGGTATTGAAGTCATCTATACGGAACCGGATGAAAATTCTGCCTCGAACAAATAATAAAACGAACGTTTTAAAAAAGGAATAGACATGAGTACAAAAAACTCTTCACGTTTCACACCTGTCATCATAGCAGTCAGCGTGGTAATCGGGATTCTTATCGGTACATTTTATGCCAAGCATTTCGCCGGCAACCGCCTGGGCATCATCAACGGTTCTTCCAACAAGCTGAATGCGTTGCTCCGAATTGTAGATGACCAGTACGTAGACACTGTTAACATGACCGATCTCGTAGAAAAGGCGATGCCGCAAATACTAGCTGAACTTGATCCGCATTCAACTTATATCCCGGCACAGAATCTCGAAGAAGTCAACTCCGAACTGGAAGGCAGCTTTAGCGGAATCGGAATCCAATTTACCATACAAAATGACACGATTCATGTGAATGCAGTCATTCAAGGCGGTCCTTCCGAAAAAGTAGGACTGATGGCGGGCGACCGTATCGTCATGGTAGACGACAGTCTGTTCGTCGGCAAAAAAGTGACCAACGAGCGAGCAATGCGCACCCTCAAAGGCCCCAAAGGTTCAGAAGTGAAACTGGGAATCAAACGTATGGGAGAAAAAGATTTGTTGAATTTCAGCATCACCCGCGGAGATATTCCTCAAAACACGGTAGATGCAGCCTATATGGTGAACGATGATATCGGCTACGTAAAAGTCAGCAAATTCGGTCGTACCACTCATGTAGAACTGCTCAACGCACTGGCACAACTCAACCATAAGAAGTGCAAAGGGCTGATTATCGACCTGCGCGGCAACACCGGCGGATATATGGAAGCCGCTATCCGCATGGTCAATGAATTCCTGCCCGAAGGCAAACTGATTGTATATACCCAAGGTCGTAAATACCCGCGTGCGGAAGAATTTGCCAACGGCACAGGCAGTTGCCAGAAGATGCCGCTCGTTGTATTGATTGACGAAGGTTCTGCTTCCGCCAGTGAAATCTTCACCGGAGCTATCCAGGATAACGACCGAGGTACGGTAGTAGGACGCCGCTCTTTTGGCAAGGGACTCGTCCAACAGCCTATTGACTTCAGCGACGGCTCGGCTATCCGCCTGACGATTGCCCGCTACTACACTCCGTCCGGACGTTGCATCCAGCGTCCTTACGAAAGTGGCAAAGACCGTAATTACGAACTGGACTTATACAACCGCTACGAACACGGAGAGTTCTTCTCACGCGACAGTATCAAGCAAAACGAGAAAGAACGCTATAACACTAGTCTGGGACGTACTGTATATGGCGGTGGCGGTATCATGCCCGACATATTCGTACCGCAAGATACGACAGGCGTCACTTCCTATCTTTCTACAGTCATCAACCGTGGACTGACCATTCAGTTTACATTCCAATACACGGACAATAACCGGAAGAAACTCAGTCAATACGAAACCGAAGAAGAGTTGCTGAACTATCTCCGTCACCAAGGCTTGGTTGAACAGTTCGTCCGTTTCGCAGACAGCAAGGGAGTGAAAAGAAGAAATATTCTAATCCAGAAATCTTATAAGCTGCTGGAAAAGAATATCTATGGCAATATCATCTACAATATGTTAGGACTGGAAGCCTATCTCCAATACTTCAACAAAACAGATGCTACGGTCAATAAAGGTATCGAAATACTCAAAAAAGGAGAAGCCTTCCCTAAAGCTCCGATAGCAGTTGAAGAGGAAGAAGTGACAAAGGACAAAAAAGATGGAAAGAAAAAAAGAACTGCGCAAGCATATCGCATCACTGAAGACCCGTCACGCAGATTCAGCTATGCGGCAGTTGCAATCAGCTAAAGTACTTGCCACCCTCGAAGCCCACCCGGCTTTCAGGGCGGCAAATACTATATTACTTTATCATTCGCTGAAAGACGAAGTAGACACACACGCGTTTATCCGGAAATGGAGCGACAAGAAACGGGTTCTGCTCCCGGTAGTTGTAGGCAACGACCTGGAATTACGTATATACAGCGGTCCCGAAGATATGGCAACCGGCAGCTATGGTATAGAAGAACCGACCGGTGAACTCTTCATAGACTATGCCGCCATAGACTTCATCGCCGTTCCCGGAGTCGCTTTTGATACCAAAGGTAACCGGTTGGGACGAGGAAAAGGATATTACGACCGATTGCTGCCACGTATTCCGTCTGCCTTCAAAGCCGGCATTTGTTTTCCATTTCAATTAGTAGAAGAAGTTCCTGCGGAATCATACGATATCCGTATGGATATAATTATAACAAGCAATGAAGACGAATTATCACACCCATACCACCCGCTGCCATCATGCGACAGGGAGTGACGAAGAATTTGTTTTAAGTGCCATCAAAGGCGGTTATCAAGAACTGGGATTCTCTGACCATACCCCATGGAAATATCACATCGATTATATTTCCGATATCCGCATGACTCCCGAAGAGCTACCGGAATATGTTGAAAGCATTCGCGCGTTACAGGAAAAGTACAAAGACCAAATCAGTTTGAAAATAGGACTGGAATGTGAATACTTCCCTGACTACATCGGCTGGCTGAAAGAAGTCATCAAGGAGTATCGGTTGGATTACATCATTTTCGGAAATCACCATTTCCATACGGACGAAAAATACCTTTACTTCGGCAGAAATACCAACACTGTAGAAATGCTGGAACTTTATGAAAAAAGCGCTATCGAAGGAATGGAAAGCGGACTGTTTGCCTACTTTGCACATCCGGACTTGTTTATGCGTTCCTATCCCCAGTTTGACCAGTACTGCGAGCTAATCAGCAGAAATATTTGCCGGACAGCCGCACGTCTCAACTTACCTTTGGAATACAATATTAATAACAGGATGGTATGCAACGAAAAAGGTGAAGTATCCGGTTATCCCTGTCCTGAATTCTGGCAAATAGCAGTCCAAGAGAGATGTACCGCCATTTTCGGAATGGATGCTCACGACAATCGTCATCTTGAGAACATCAAGGAATACGACATTGCCATGAAAGAGCTGAAACAACTGGGAATAAAGACAATAGACAGGATACCTTTCCTCAACGGAAAATGATATTTGTAATAACCGTGGCCCCTACTTTCTCATTGAGTGCGCGTATCAGCATTTCGCGCCCCATCAGTAGTTCCTGACGAAGGGCGGCAGAAGTAAGATGTACATACAAAGTCTGGTTACGAATATAAAGGTTGCTGGTATAGGTTGCCGCAGGTCCCAGGATTTTGGGCCAGGCATCCAGCAATCTTTGCTCGTTCAGCGGAGACTCCAGACTCTCCTGACGAAGAAACTGCTGAATCAGTTTTCCTATTTGTTCGGCATCATTGCGTTTCATTATTCAGCCTCCATTTCGTGAATGACACCTTCCGCCACACGGAAAATCTTATAATCACTGCCTACTTTATGCAAAATGCTGTCCAAATGTCCCCGGTTCGTATCCGTTATAAATATCTGCCCGAAGTTATCACCCGCTACCAATTTGACAATCTGTTCCACACGGGACGCATCCAGTTTATCAAAGATATCATCCAATAATAATAAAGGAACAGTTCTTCCGGTACGTTTCAAGAAATCGAATTGAGCCAGTTTCAATGCTACCAGATACGTTTTATTCTGTCCCTGCGACCCCTCTTTCTTAATCGGGAACTCGCCCAACAGCATATTCAACTCATCCTTATGAATCCCGCGCAAGGAGAATCCCATAATCTTGTCCCGCTCCCTGCTTTGCCTCAACACTTCCAACAAAGAAGCGTCACGCGCATGAGATTCATATGACAGCCCTACATGTTCCTTATCCTGGGAAATGAAAGAATAAAAAGACTGAAAGATAGGAATAAACTCTTTGATAAACGCTTCACGCTTCTTGAATACAATTTCACCGGCCTGCGCCATCATTTCTTCCCACACCAAAAACAGCTCCTCTTCGACAGGAAACTCACTTTTCAGCAAAGTATTCCGTTGTATCAGTGCTTTGTTATACCGTATAAGCGCATCCAGATACTCCTTATCATACTGCGAAATCACAACATCCATAAACCGGCGCCGTTCATCACTTCCCCCGGCAATCAATTCGGAGTCCGCAGGCGACACCATCACCAAAGGCAGAAAACCAATGTGATCGGAAAAACGGCTATACTCCTTCTTATTGCGCTTGAACTGCTTCTTTGAACGACGTTTCATCCCGCAATAAATCTCCTCGGGAGTCCCGTCTTCAGCTTCATAAAAACCCTGAATAACAAAGAAGTCCTGTTCGTGACGAATATTCTGGGAATCAATCGGATTGCCGGAACTTTTGCAAAAAGACAAAAAATACACCGCATCCAGCAAATTAGTCTTTCCCATCCCATTCTGCCCGAAAAAGCAATTCAGTTTGGCGGAGAATCTCAGCTCCACTTCTTCCAGATTCTTATAGTTTAATATGGATATTCGTTTCAGTATCATTGTGTACGCGTTAATTTGCTCACAAAAGTAGCAAGATTTTCGTGGTTTTCGGGTGTAAAACAAAAAAAGATGGCTCTAAATTTCATTTGTAGATATAAAAAAACTAATTTTGCGAGTCGAAATATCAAACTGTGAATAATAACAAAAAGAATCATATAAAATGGCAGAACAGAAAAATCAGAATGAACATCTGAACGTAGAA
This portion of the Bacteroides acidifaciens genome encodes:
- a CDS encoding dCMP deaminase family protein; its protein translation is MDSEKKQLELDKRYIRMASIWAENSYCERRKVGALIVKDKMIISDGYNGTPSGFENVCEDENNLTKPYVLHAEANAITKIACSNNSSDGATMYVTASPCIECAKLIIQAGIKRVVYSEHYRLEDGIELLKRAGIEVIYTEPDENSASNK
- a CDS encoding S41 family peptidase — its product is MSTKNSSRFTPVIIAVSVVIGILIGTFYAKHFAGNRLGIINGSSNKLNALLRIVDDQYVDTVNMTDLVEKAMPQILAELDPHSTYIPAQNLEEVNSELEGSFSGIGIQFTIQNDTIHVNAVIQGGPSEKVGLMAGDRIVMVDDSLFVGKKVTNERAMRTLKGPKGSEVKLGIKRMGEKDLLNFSITRGDIPQNTVDAAYMVNDDIGYVKVSKFGRTTHVELLNALAQLNHKKCKGLIIDLRGNTGGYMEAAIRMVNEFLPEGKLIVYTQGRKYPRAEEFANGTGSCQKMPLVVLIDEGSASASEIFTGAIQDNDRGTVVGRRSFGKGLVQQPIDFSDGSAIRLTIARYYTPSGRCIQRPYESGKDRNYELDLYNRYEHGEFFSRDSIKQNEKERYNTSLGRTVYGGGGIMPDIFVPQDTTGVTSYLSTVINRGLTIQFTFQYTDNNRKKLSQYETEEELLNYLRHQGLVEQFVRFADSKGVKRRNILIQKSYKLLEKNIYGNIIYNMLGLEAYLQYFNKTDATVNKGIEILKKGEAFPKAPIAVEEEEVTKDKKDGKKKRTAQAYRITEDPSRRFSYAAVAIS
- a CDS encoding 5-formyltetrahydrofolate cyclo-ligase, translated to MRQLQSAKVLATLEAHPAFRAANTILLYHSLKDEVDTHAFIRKWSDKKRVLLPVVVGNDLELRIYSGPEDMATGSYGIEEPTGELFIDYAAIDFIAVPGVAFDTKGNRLGRGKGYYDRLLPRIPSAFKAGICFPFQLVEEVPAESYDIRMDIIITSNEDELSHPYHPLPSCDRE
- a CDS encoding histidinol-phosphatase; protein product: MKTNYHTHTTRCHHATGSDEEFVLSAIKGGYQELGFSDHTPWKYHIDYISDIRMTPEELPEYVESIRALQEKYKDQISLKIGLECEYFPDYIGWLKEVIKEYRLDYIIFGNHHFHTDEKYLYFGRNTNTVEMLELYEKSAIEGMESGLFAYFAHPDLFMRSYPQFDQYCELISRNICRTAARLNLPLEYNINNRMVCNEKGEVSGYPCPEFWQIAVQERCTAIFGMDAHDNRHLENIKEYDIAMKELKQLGIKTIDRIPFLNGK
- a CDS encoding DUF721 domain-containing protein — its product is MKRNDAEQIGKLIQQFLRQESLESPLNEQRLLDAWPKILGPAATYTSNLYIRNQTLYVHLTSAALRQELLMGREMLIRALNEKVGATVITNIIFR
- the recF gene encoding DNA replication/repair protein RecF (All proteins in this family for which functions are known are DNA-binding proteins that assist the filamentation of RecA onto DNA for the initiation of recombination or recombinational repair.), which translates into the protein MILKRISILNYKNLEEVELRFSAKLNCFFGQNGMGKTNLLDAVYFLSFCKSSGNPIDSQNIRHEQDFFVIQGFYEAEDGTPEEIYCGMKRRSKKQFKRNKKEYSRFSDHIGFLPLVMVSPADSELIAGGSDERRRFMDVVISQYDKEYLDALIRYNKALIQRNTLLKSEFPVEEELFLVWEEMMAQAGEIVFKKREAFIKEFIPIFQSFYSFISQDKEHVGLSYESHARDASLLEVLRQSRERDKIMGFSLRGIHKDELNMLLGEFPIKKEGSQGQNKTYLVALKLAQFDFLKRTGRTVPLLLLDDIFDKLDASRVEQIVKLVAGDNFGQIFITDTNRGHLDSILHKVGSDYKIFRVAEGVIHEMEAE